CCAGACATTAAGGGGTAGAACCCTAAGGGAGGGGCTGGTGGAGCGGCTGGAGGGGGCCCCCTCTCCAGCACCATTTTTCGGAAGGAAGGACGAGCTGCGCGTGCTAATGGAGTGGCTCGAAGGGGAGGCGCGCGTGGTCAGCATCTTCGGCCCCGCGGGGATAGGAAAGAGCAGCCTTGCGCTCGAGCTGCTGAGGCAGTTGAAGGGCAGGCGGCACGCCCTATGGCTCGTCGTCCATGAATGGGACACGCTCCAAGGCATCGTCAGGCCCCTCAGCGCTTTCCTCTCCGCAACGGGGCGAAAGAAACTCGCCGCAGCTCTAGAGGCCCCCGGCCCGCCCGAGCTCTCCCAAGTCCACGAGATTCTGGTCGGCGAGCTCGGAGGCCTCGAGGCAATAATAGTGATTGATGATCTGCAGAAAGCGTCGCCCGAGCTGCTTCGAGGTATCAGGGCGCTGGTGGACGCGGTCCTTCAGACCCGCGGCCCGCGTCTGCTCCTGCTCAGCAGGGAGAGGAGGGAGCTTGCCGGAGCCTCACGGGGGGCCCCGGACCGGGTGAGGGAATTGGCTCTCGGCGGTTTGGACGAGGAGAGCGCCCTCTCGCTCCTCGGCACCTCCCTCCCGCCTGATGAGAGAAAGGCGGCGCTCGAGGCCGCTGGAGGCAACCCCCTCTATTTGCAACTTCTCGCGAAGAGCGGCATAGGTGCGGGCAAGGGGGCGCTCATGGAGCACATCAAGAGGGAGCTGCTGTCGACCCTGAGCGAGGAGGAGAGAAAAGTGCTTGCGGCGACCTCCGTCCACTCCTCGCCAGTTCCTGCCCCCGCCCTAATCTGTGATGGGGCCGGACCGGACGCGATCGACTCACTGCTCGGGAAGGGCATTCTGAGGGTCTCCTCCGATGGTCTCTATACCATGCACGACATCCTTAGAGAAATCGTCCGCGCCCGCCTGAGTCCCGCAGAGAAAAGGGTGGTCCACCTGCGCGCCGCACTCCACCTCCTCTCCTCAAAACCGCTGAAAGAGGAGGCGGCGCTCGAGGCCCTCTGCCATCTAATAAACGCCGGGGATAAGGCGAGGGCGGTGGAGGAGACGCTGAGACACGGCGAGAGGTTGCTGGAGACCGGCTTCTGCGGACCCCTTTTGAGCGAGGTGCTGAAGGTGATTGAGGAGAAGGACTGCGGGCAGGGGCAGTGGCGGGAGATTCTCCTCCTCAGGGCGAGGGCCCTCGCTGAGAACGGGGATAGGGACGGCGCTCTCAGGGACTACGCCGGCGTGGCCTCAGGCGGCGACGCCCTGGCCGCCGCGGCCCTCCTCGGCAGTGGCCAGATTCTCGAGGAGAGGAGCGACTGGGAGGGCGCTGAAAATGCCTATGCAAAGGCTGCCGAGCTGGACGAGGGCCAGAGGGACGCAGCCCTGCGGGGGTGCGCAAGGGTTGCCTGGAGGCGGGGCAGGTGGGAGGAGGCGCAACGCCTCTTTAACGAGGCGCTCAGGCTCGCTAAGCGAAGGGGGCGGAGGGCGCTCTCTGCGTCCATTCTGACCGATATGGCCAATCTTGAGAGCGACCGGGGGGCGACGGAAGAGGCGCTATCGCTCTACAATCGAGCCCTCCGAGTTCTAGAAGAAGAAAGGAACCGGAGGGAGGCCGCAAGGGTCCACAACAATTTGGGGGCAGTGCTTTTCTACGAACAGCGCTGGGAGGAGGCGCTGGAGCACTACCAGAGGAGTTTAGAGCTCTCGGAGGGGTGCGGGGACGTTTCGACGAAGGCCTATGCCCTGTCTAACATAGGCCAGATCCTGGCGCGCAGAGCGGAGGAGGAGAGGGCGCTAAGGTATCTGGATGAGTCCTCCAGAATCTTCGAGAGGCTCGGGGACGAGTACATGGTCTCGACCAATCTTCTCGCGAAGGGAATTCTATATCGTGCGCTCAGGGACTGGGAGCGCTCCGATGCCTTCTTCAAGCAAGGAATTCGTCTTCTCGAGAGGCTTGATATACCCAAAGAACTCGCGGAAGCGGAGTTCGAGTACGGGCTCATGCTGAAGGAGAGGGGAGACGGGGCGGCGGCGAGG
This portion of the Thermoplasmata archaeon genome encodes:
- a CDS encoding tetratricopeptide repeat protein, which gives rise to MGTRLSAQERIILHLYDFVRFEEEAYAPYAVSQNGIADRTGILRSHVPRTVKKLMAQGLVKERLSRVRGGGRSRRVYFLTWEGQLAGRELRERLEREPVALASQSGAIEATAGDVVSKCKNAGLLDVLLAAEAGPIDPQTLRGRTLREGLVERLEGAPSPAPFFGRKDELRVLMEWLEGEARVVSIFGPAGIGKSSLALELLRQLKGRRHALWLVVHEWDTLQGIVRPLSAFLSATGRKKLAAALEAPGPPELSQVHEILVGELGGLEAIIVIDDLQKASPELLRGIRALVDAVLQTRGPRLLLLSRERRELAGASRGAPDRVRELALGGLDEESALSLLGTSLPPDERKAALEAAGGNPLYLQLLAKSGIGAGKGALMEHIKRELLSTLSEEERKVLAATSVHSSPVPAPALICDGAGPDAIDSLLGKGILRVSSDGLYTMHDILREIVRARLSPAEKRVVHLRAALHLLSSKPLKEEAALEALCHLINAGDKARAVEETLRHGERLLETGFCGPLLSEVLKVIEEKDCGQGQWREILLLRARALAENGDRDGALRDYAGVASGGDALAAAALLGSGQILEERSDWEGAENAYAKAAELDEGQRDAALRGCARVAWRRGRWEEAQRLFNEALRLAKRRGRRALSASILTDMANLESDRGATEEALSLYNRALRVLEEERNRREAARVHNNLGAVLFYEQRWEEALEHYQRSLELSEGCGDVSTKAYALSNIGQILARRAEEERALRYLDESSRIFERLGDEYMVSTNLLAKGILYRALRDWERSDAFFKQGIRLLERLDIPKELAEAEFEYGLMLKERGDGAAARRRLESALATYRRLGAAKEQSRVEGELRKLK